A genome region from Anastrepha obliqua isolate idAnaObli1 chromosome 4, idAnaObli1_1.0, whole genome shotgun sequence includes the following:
- the LOC129244615 gene encoding 5-oxoprolinase, with translation MSEITTSGKYCFAIDRGGTFTDILCIRPDGQVRTLKLLSEDPRRYTDAPREGIRRILKQETGSDVTAEGLVDTSQIGWVRMGTTVATNALLERKGDPVALVVNEGFRDLLYIGNQARPKIFDLNIRKPSNLYKTVVEISCRIVPEQANRCKLEHTWQVLEGTSGAKYLEMQPVDVEAVRESLQEVRKQGITSVAVVLAHSFACPVHELQVGAIAQKLGFTHITLSHQAMPMRRLVARGYTACAEAYLTPHVERYLNSFKSGFHKELDGVDVLFMQSDGGLVRMENFRGARAILSGPAGGVVGYAMTGAHDTDAPLIGFDMGGTSTDVSRYAGVYEHVIESTTAGVTIQAPQLDINTVAAGGGSMLFFRSGLFVVGPESAGAHPGPACYKKGGPLTVTDANLILGRLLPEYFPKIFGPKENEALDLSITKEKFEQLRIVINEYLKSDGDVKELSVEDVALGFIRVANEAMCRPIRALTQARGLDTSQHVLACFGGAGGQHACSIARELGISKVLVHKYAGVLSAYGMALADVVQETQEPCGLEYSAGNADLFKARLDALADQCTTNLKSQGFNKIELEPFLHLRYDGTDCALMCSPATTTNKDDALLTSYGDFIATFLQRYRTEFGFVLQNRAIVVDDIRVRGLGKNITPVEADIGKSVTATPTPEGVTRIFFEQGAYESPIYLTKNLLAGCKIAGPAILIDQLSTILVEPGCVAEVTTRGDLVINVCSGNRNVVDCKLDAIQLSIFSHRFMSIAEQMGRVLQRTSISTNIKERLDFSCALFGPDGGLVSNAPHIPVHLGAMQEAVQYQLKVRGDSLKNGDVILANHPQAGGSHLPDLTVITPVFYRDQPKPVFFVASRGHHADIGGITPGSMPPHSTSLAQEGAAFKSFLIVENGVFQEKNIVERLTTPTGAKGATGTRNLPDNISDLKAQIAANHKGIQLVSELIDCYSLDVVQAYMSYIQQNAEVAVRDMLKEIAQNVLARSGISTLEAVEFMDDGSPIKLRVEIDPEKGNALCDFTGSGPEVWGNCNAPRAITLSALIYCLRCMVGHDVPLNQGCLAPIKVIVPKNSMLDPSEGAAVVGGNVLTSQRIVDTVLKTFNVCAASCGCMNNITIGDEEWGYYETVAGGAGAGPTWHGADGVHTHMTNTRITDPEILEVRYPIILKRFCLRSDQSGGAGQFHGGEGVERALLFRKPVTLSILTERRTLQPYGLAGGLPAKRGLNLLRKPDGRVISLGGKTCIDVETGDLFILKTPGGGGYGVPNEDASSGKVVSHAEKHELTPRGSVFEYRQAQESA, from the exons ATGTCAGAAATAACGACAAGTGGAAAATATTGCTTTGCAATTGATCGCGGTGGTACCTTCACCGACATTCTTTGCATACGCCCGGATGGCCAAGTGCGAACATTAAAACTGTTATCGGAGGATCCTCGTCGGTACACTGACGCTCCCAGAGAGGGAATACGACGCATATTAAAACAG GAAACTGGCAGTGATGTTACTGCAGAAGGGCTTGTGGATACTAGTCAAATCGGTTGGGTACGCATGGGCACAACTGTAGCCACGAATGCTTTGTTGGAGCGGAAAGGAGATCCTGTGGCGCTTGTGGTGAACGAGGGCTTCCGCGATTTGCTTTACATTGGCAATCAAGCGCGTCCGAAAATCTTCGACCTCAACATACGGAAACCATCAAACCTCTATAAAACGGTTGTAGAAATTAGCTGTCGCATTGTGCCCGAACAAGCGAATCGATGCAAGTTAG aacaCACTTGGCAGGTGCTTGAAGGTACATCGGGTGCAAAGTATTTAGAAATGCAACCTGTTGATGTAGAGGCTGTACGTGAATCTCTGCAAGAAGTTCGCAAACAAGGCATCACTAGCGTGGCAGTTGTGCTGGCGCATAGTTTTGCTTGTCCAGTGCATGAATTACAAGTAGGTGCAATAGCACAGAAGTTGGGATTCACGCATATTACACTCTCCCACCAAGCTATGCCGATGCGACGTCTGGTAGCGCGCGGCTATACGGCCTGCGCCGAGGCGTATCTAACACCGCACGTTGAACGTTATCTCAACAG CTTCAAATCAGGGTTTCACAAAGAATTGGACGGCGTTGATGTTCTCTTCATGCAATCGGATGGCGGCTTGGTGCGTATGGAAAACTTTCGTGGCGCGCGTGCCATACTTTCTGGTCCGGCAGGTGGCGTTGTGGGCTACGCAATGACGGGTGCGCATGATACGGACGCGCCACTTATTGGTTTCGACATGGGCGGCACTTCAACCGATGTCTCGCGTTATGCAGGTGTCTATGAGCATGTGATCGAAAGTACGACCGCCGGTGTTACGATACAAGCCCCCCAATTGGACATAAATACTGTAGCAGCTGGTGGCGGTTCTATGCTTTTCTTCCGTTCTGGTCTGTTTGTGGTCGGCCCCGAATCTGCGGGTGCACATCCGGGTCCGGCGTGCTACAAGAAGGGCGGTCCATTAACAGTCACTGATGCCAATTTGATTTTGGGACGTTTGCTACctgaatattttccaaaaatatttggtcCTAAAGAAAATGAAGCGCTCGATTTGTCCATAACCAAAGAAAAATTCGAGCAATTGCGAATAGTGATTAATGAGTACCTGAAAAGTGATGGCGATGTGAAGGAATTATCTGTTGAAGATGTGGCCTTGGGCTTCATACGCGTTGCCAATGAAGCTATGTGTCGGCCCATAAGAGCTCTGACTCAAGCACGCGGTTTAGATACGTCACAGCATGTGTTGGCATGCTTTGGTGGCGCTGGTGGCCAGCACGCTTGCTCCATTGCACGTGAGTTAGGCATAAGCAAG gtgCTTGTGCACAAATACGCTGGTGTGCTCTCCGCTTACGGTATGGCGCTTGCCGATGTGGTGCAGGAGACACAAGAACCTTGTGGTTTAGAGTATTCGGCCGGAAATGCCGATCTTTTCAAGGCGCGCCTTGATGCATTGGCCGACCAATGCACCACTAACTTGAAATCGCAGGGATTCAACAAGATTGAGTTGGAACCTTTTCTACATTTGCGTTATGACGGTACCGATTGTGCCTTAATGTGCTCACCGGCAACCACAACAAATAAAGACGATGCGTTGCTTACCTCCTACGGCGATTTCATCGCCACATTCCTTCAACGGTATCGCACCGAGTTTGGCTTTGTTTTACAAAATCGCGCCATCGTTGTCGATGATATACGCGTGCGCGGCTTGGGTAAAAATATTACACCAGTAGAAGCTGACATCGGCAAATCTGTTACAGCCACACCAACACCTGAGGGTGTTACGCGCATTTTCTTTGAGCAAGGCGCATATGAGTCGCCGATATACTTGACAAAAAATCTGCTAGCTGGATGTAAAATAGCTGGTCCAGCGATTTTAATTGATCAGCTGTCCACCATACTGGTAGAACCGGGATGTGTGGCAGAAGTGACGACGCGCGGTGATCTCGTCATCAATGTATGCTCCGGGAATCGCAACGTGGTCGACTGCAAGCTCGATGCTATACAGCTCAGCATCTTTAGTCATCGTTTTATGAGTATTGCCGAGCAAATGGGCAG AGTACTGCAGCGCACCTCGATTTCCACAAACATCAAAGAACGCCTTGACTTTTCATGCGCGCTCTTCGGACCCGACGGTGGTCTAGTGAGCAATGCGCCACACATACCTGTGCATTTGGGTGCAATGCAGGAGGCAGTGCAATATCAGTTGAAGGTGCGCGGCGATAGCTTGAAGAATGGCGATGTTATTTTAGCCAATCACCCACAAGCTGGTGGTTCGCATTTGCCAGATTTGACAGTCATCACGCCAGTATTTTATCG TGATCAACCGAAACCAGTGTTCTTCGTTGCGTCCCGCGGCCATCACGCCGACATCGGTGGCATCACGCCTGGCTCAATGCCGCCACACTCCACATCGCTTGCACAGGAGGGTGCTGCCTTTAAATCATTTTTGATCGTCGAAAATGGTGTATTCCAAGAGAAAAATATTGTTGAACGTCTAACCACACCAACCGGCGCAAAAGGCGCAACTGGTACACGCAATTTACCCGATAACATTTCGGATCTTAAAGCGCAAATCGCGGCCAATCACAAGGGCATACAGCTCGTCTCCGAGCTCATTGATTGCTACAGTTTGGATGTCGTACAGGCCTACATGAGTTATATACAACAAAATGCGGAGGTCGCCGTGCGTGATATGCTCAAGGAAATTGCACAGAATGTGCTGGCACGTAGTGGCATCAGCACGTTGGAGGCGGTCGAGTTCATGGATGATGGTTCACCTATTAAGTTGCGCGTGGAAATCGATCCGGAGAAAGGCAATGCATTGTGCGATTTCACCGGTTCGGGACCGGAAGTTTGGGGCAATTGCAATGCGCCGCGCGCAATTACTTTGTCTGCGCTTATCTACTGCTTGCGCTGCATGGTCGGTCATGATGTGCCACTAAATCAGGGCTGTTTGGCGCCCATTAAAGTAATTGTGCCGAAAAACTCTATGTTAGATCCCTCTGAGGGTGCAGCTGTGGTAGGCGGCAATGTGTTGACCTCTCAGCGTATCGTCGATACTGTACTGAAAACATTCAACGTTTGTGCCGCTTCATGTGGCTGCATGAACAACATTACGATTGGCGATGAAGAGTGGGGCTATTATGAGACGGTGGCCGGTGGCGCTGGGGCGGGACCTACATGGCATGGTGCAGAtggtgtacatacacatatgaccAATACGCGCATAACTGATCCAGAGATATTGGAAGTGCGTTACCCAATCATACTGAAACGGTTCTGCTTGCGCAGCGATCAGTCCGGTGGTGCTGGCCAATTCCACGGCGGTGAAGGTGTTGAGCGTGCATTGCTTTTCCGTAAGCCAGTAACGCTGTCAATTTTGACGGAGCGCCGTACGCTGCAACCCTATGGGCTGGCAGGTGGACTACCAGCCAAGCGAGGCTTGAACTTGTTGCGCAAACCGGATGGGCGTGTCATTTCGCTGGGCGGAAAGACCTGCATAGATGTGGAGACAGGG GATCTCTTTATTCTCAAAACGCCGGGCGGTGGTGGTTATGGAGTGCCAAATGAAGATGCAAGTAGTGGCAAAGTGGTTTCACACGCTGAAAAGCATGAGCTAACCCCACGTGGCAGCGTGTTTGAATATAGACAAGCACAAGAGTCGGCTTAA
- the LOC129244793 gene encoding uncharacterized protein LOC129244793 — protein MELVSKSNMSTLEDRSTKSMEKLKMLDITRDRPVKVAVKVAVPVRDHPKFNFVGKLLGPKGNSMKRLQEETMCKMAVLGRGSMRDRKKEEELRASGDSRYAHLFEDLHVEISTFAAPAEAHARIAYALAEVRRFLVPDYHDDIRQEQMWEMQALSSSSSLTYTDDQHSPNRGGVTDMDTSNDEKLEMEPNGMECNTLEKADAQQVSLSSEQQHLQHQQQQQQQHQQQQRNLHHLLHQPPPSTRGPTTAVALASHHHTNLLPTGTDGGLCQKSNASSAATTMNSFPLVHPAAMTVALQHQLTAASIGNMLKPTVTAAGVPTVADLHTSAAQQSNTAAGIPLPTEAETPMAATLGLLDPPTGALLHPALRSVKAINIAGGLARKRPLLGVPRSSMNPTKRTVMTLLARAKNSQALHAVRNPIAAATAARFADPLQMLTSPFILSSQPMDQSMLTFPKESLAQGV, from the exons aaaaactaaaaatgttggACATAACACGAGACAGACCAGTCAAAGTGGCTGTAAAGGTGGCTGTGCCAGTGCGGGATCATCCAAAG tTCAATTTCGTTGGTAAACTACTGGGCCCAAAAGGCAACTCCATGAAACGTTTACAGGAGGAGACAATGTGCAAAATGGCGGTGTTAGGTCGCGGGTCGATGCGCGATCGCAAAAAGGAGGAAGAATTGCGCGCCAGTGGTGACAGTCGTTATGCACATCTATTCGAAGATCTGCATGTAGAGATTTCAACGTTTGCAGCACCAGCAGAAGCGCACGCACGCATAGCGTACGCGCTGGCCGAAGTGAGGAGGTTTTTGGTGCCG GACTATCACGACGACATACGACAGGAACAGATGTGGGAGATGCAAGCGCTGAGTTCCTCGTCATCGCTAACCTACACCGATGATCAGCATAGTCCCAATCGCGGTGGTGTCACCGATATGGATACATCGAATGATGAGAAGCTGGAGATGGAGCCTAACGGCATGGAATGTAATACGCTCGAAAAAGCTGATGCACAGCAGGTGAGTCTGAGCAGTGAGCAGCAACATCTccagcatcaacaacaacaacaacaacaacaccaacagcaacaacgcAATTTGCATCATTTACTACACCAACCGCCGCCATCAACACGAGGCCCTACTACCGCAGTAGCATTAGCGTCCCATCACCACACCAATCTCTTGCCAACCGGTACTGACGGTGGCCTATGTCAGAAATCAAATGCCAGCAGCGCAGCAACTACAA TGAATTCCTTCCCACTAGTGCATCCAGCTGCAATGACAGTTGCACTACAACACCAATTGACCGCAGCCAGTATTGGTAACATGTTAAAGCCTACAGTGACTGCGGCAGGTGTGCCTACAGTGGCCGATTTACACACATCGGCGGCGCAACAGTCCAACACTGCCGCCGGCATACCATTACCCACGGAGGCTGAAACGCCCATGGCAGCAACGTTGGGCTTGTTGGATCCGCCCACCGGCGCGCTGCTGCATCCGGCATTGCGCAGTGTCAAGGCGATTAATATTG CAGGTGGACTGGCACGCAAACGGCCACTTTTGGGTGTGCCACGCTCTAGCATGAATCCAACTAAACGCACTGTAATGACTTTGCTGGCCAGAGCTAAAAACTCGCAGGCTTTGCATGCGGTACGAAATCCAATTGCAGCAGCCACAGCGGCCAGGTTCGCTga TCCCTTACAGATGCTTACCTCCCCATTCATCTTATCGTCTCAGCCAATGGATCAGTCGATGCTGACATTTCCTAAGGAAAGCCTGGCACAAGGAGTCTAA